One Lysinibacillus fusiformis genomic window carries:
- a CDS encoding sulfite exporter TauE/SafE family protein: MEILLHEWLSVNGFILFTIGLLAAVIGVLFGAAGFILLPAMLLVGIPIHTTVAVNKFATGISALSNVLSFLIKGHLSLKKFTSLMMITSLGGVFGAFLATLLTEQVMNVVACISLIFAFFIVLCSHKFMGKDIKETQEQPMNKLIPFAISIYDGGFGPGSALMNITYYLKKQYIYIKAVELTRIITFSSCTGAFLFYYFTGFVNWGIAIPVSIGSIAGSFLGLKIIPYIKTKWIQILLPIIFFLLIVQVVFNLLI; this comes from the coding sequence ATGGAAATTTTACTACATGAATGGTTATCAGTAAATGGATTTATTTTATTTACAATAGGCTTACTCGCAGCAGTCATCGGTGTTCTTTTCGGCGCTGCAGGCTTTATCTTGTTACCTGCAATGTTACTTGTTGGCATTCCGATTCATACAACCGTAGCAGTTAACAAATTTGCGACAGGAATTTCAGCTCTATCAAATGTCTTATCATTTTTAATTAAAGGACATTTATCGTTAAAAAAATTCACATCTTTAATGATGATTACTAGTTTAGGAGGTGTATTTGGTGCATTTTTAGCCACTCTATTAACGGAACAAGTCATGAATGTTGTAGCGTGTATAAGCTTAATTTTCGCATTTTTCATTGTACTTTGCAGTCATAAATTTATGGGAAAGGATATAAAAGAAACACAGGAACAACCTATGAATAAACTCATTCCATTTGCGATTTCAATATATGATGGTGGTTTTGGACCAGGCTCAGCTCTTATGAATATAACCTATTACCTAAAAAAGCAATATATCTATATAAAAGCAGTTGAGTTAACAAGAATTATTACGTTTTCAAGTTGTACAGGTGCCTTTCTCTTTTACTACTTTACTGGCTTTGTTAATTGGGGTATAGCCATTCCTGTTTCAATCGGTTCTATTGCTGGCTCGTTCTTAGGCTTAAAGATAATTCCTTATATCAAAACAAAATGGATTCAAATATTATTACCGATCATTTTTTTCTTGCTGATTGTTCAGGTCGTATTCAATTTATTGATATAA
- a CDS encoding LysR family transcriptional regulator, whose amino-acid sequence MNLHALRIFTNVAKLGGITAAANKMLLSQPAVTIQIRKLESEIGAKLIEGKGRGIQLTPEGKFLYEQGMRLFYLEAQIDEKLGKFLAKEEKTHIASSYIPTNYILPPIIARYKLANPHIEFFVSLGNVKSVEEQVLNYEVDFGFVVQNKIGHPDLQFEKIVDIPFWFVAHPSHSLANQTISIHELSNEDFIYRERGSSTLDLLEAFFYTFNGPLPKLGLQMQGLHESIKVVEAGYGMTLAPSYSVTEGITNGKLARVYVEQAHIQQSLFICTRKSDIEEHPFIQYLKGHLNALN is encoded by the coding sequence ATGAATTTGCATGCATTAAGGATTTTTACGAATGTAGCAAAGCTTGGAGGAATTACTGCAGCAGCGAATAAAATGCTTCTTAGCCAACCAGCTGTCACTATTCAAATTCGGAAATTAGAGAGCGAAATAGGAGCAAAATTGATTGAAGGCAAAGGACGTGGCATTCAATTAACACCTGAGGGGAAGTTTTTATATGAGCAGGGAATGCGTCTATTTTATTTAGAAGCACAAATTGATGAAAAGCTCGGTAAATTTTTAGCGAAGGAAGAAAAAACACATATTGCTTCCTCCTATATACCAACAAACTATATACTCCCGCCTATTATAGCAAGGTATAAGCTTGCTAATCCTCACATCGAATTTTTTGTGTCGTTAGGCAATGTAAAATCTGTGGAAGAGCAAGTTCTGAATTATGAAGTAGATTTTGGTTTTGTCGTGCAAAATAAAATTGGTCACCCTGATTTACAGTTTGAAAAAATAGTAGATATCCCGTTTTGGTTTGTTGCTCACCCATCACATTCTCTAGCAAATCAAACTATCTCCATTCACGAATTGTCGAATGAGGACTTTATTTATCGGGAACGTGGTAGCTCGACACTTGATTTATTGGAGGCGTTTTTTTACACTTTTAACGGTCCATTACCTAAATTAGGACTTCAAATGCAGGGCTTACATGAATCCATTAAAGTAGTGGAAGCGGGGTACGGTATGACTTTAGCACCGTCCTATAGTGTGACAGAAGGTATAACAAATGGAAAACTAGCTCGGGTGTATGTTGAACAGGCACATATTCAGCAAAGTTTATTTATTTGTACACGCAAATCAGATATTGAAGAGCATCCATTTATTCAGTATTTAAAAGGTCATTTAAACGCTTTAAATTAA
- a CDS encoding glycoside hydrolase family 73 protein — MSRIKFKKTSIILLVVLLGILSVFCLERLLFKDRREELHFLDEIATVAVELHQQTGGMLPSVTIAQAILESSYGKSELAVNAKNLFGIKGRYQGASVKMPTIEYKNNKSYTIEAEFRAYPDWKSALIDHSKLILEGTSWNEHQYYEVLAAANYKEAAYALKNSNYSTDPLYPEKLITIIEQYNLGKYDK; from the coding sequence ATGAGCAGAATTAAATTTAAAAAAACATCAATAATTTTACTAGTAGTCCTTTTAGGTATACTATCTGTCTTTTGTTTGGAGAGACTTTTATTCAAAGATAGGAGAGAAGAACTCCATTTTTTAGATGAAATTGCAACAGTAGCTGTGGAATTACATCAACAAACAGGTGGCATGTTACCCAGTGTAACGATTGCACAGGCTATTTTAGAATCGAGTTATGGCAAAAGTGAATTGGCTGTAAATGCAAAAAACCTTTTTGGCATAAAAGGTAGGTATCAAGGAGCGTCTGTAAAAATGCCAACTATTGAATATAAAAATAATAAAAGTTATACAATAGAAGCTGAATTCCGAGCTTATCCAGATTGGAAAAGTGCATTAATTGACCATAGTAAATTAATTTTAGAGGGAACGAGTTGGAATGAACATCAATATTATGAAGTTCTTGCTGCAGCTAATTATAAAGAGGCCGCCTATGCATTGAAGAATAGTAACTATTCTACAGACCCTTTGTATCCTGAAAAATTAATCACTATTATCGAACAATATAATTTAGGGAAATATGATAAGTAG
- a CDS encoding sensor histidine kinase: MKYKIGTKLTIYITLVVIITFSISLVVSQFFLPKFYLHQLNQKVTDALVAYQNFDDASLVERQFDVTILSVSLDDTINVLNENLKQQLAREHIALNKFWVSDEVLQKVKEDKVVGKLYDQGKQKSSFIVHYVKEGNQLMMIGSSMAKFTDIAYFINRFNLVFLIVSIFVIMVVTAILSRKLTRPLNELKKVAKEIGELDFKQAEIRTGDEIEDLARSINKMSKALESAQQILTKRNIDLKQFMSGLTHELKTPLALIKVYSSGIKDGLDDGTYLTVINKQVDRMEKIITDMLYFAKTEENDSKKTSFDLIELIQEIVNSYRPIQGDKIIQLKMDVTEFILKSEQEKAHFIIENMVSNAVKYTSGDEIHISFDENGMFEISNATTLIDISRIWLPFYVGESSRDKHFSGTGLGLATVKSLAEQLGYSAEATLANGKITFKIGFVK; encoded by the coding sequence ATGAAGTATAAAATTGGAACAAAATTAACTATTTATATCACGCTTGTTGTAATCATTACTTTTAGTATCTCTCTAGTGGTGAGTCAGTTTTTTCTACCAAAGTTTTATCTCCATCAATTAAACCAAAAAGTAACGGATGCTTTGGTCGCCTATCAGAATTTTGATGATGCAAGCTTGGTGGAGCGTCAATTTGATGTGACGATACTTTCAGTATCACTTGATGATACGATTAACGTCCTTAATGAAAACTTAAAACAACAACTAGCAAGGGAGCATATTGCCCTTAATAAATTTTGGGTTTCTGATGAAGTATTACAAAAAGTGAAAGAAGATAAAGTGGTAGGCAAGCTTTATGATCAAGGAAAGCAAAAGTCTAGTTTTATTGTGCATTATGTAAAAGAAGGTAACCAGCTAATGATGATTGGGTCCTCTATGGCTAAATTTACGGATATTGCTTATTTCATAAATAGATTTAACCTAGTTTTTTTAATTGTCAGTATCTTTGTGATTATGGTAGTTACAGCCATTCTATCTCGAAAATTAACCAGACCGCTAAATGAGCTTAAAAAAGTGGCAAAAGAAATTGGTGAGTTGGATTTTAAGCAAGCTGAAATTCGAACGGGTGACGAAATCGAAGACCTTGCAAGAAGTATTAATAAGATGAGCAAGGCACTTGAATCAGCGCAACAGATATTAACTAAACGCAACATTGATTTAAAGCAATTTATGAGTGGTTTAACACATGAGCTTAAAACGCCTCTTGCCTTGATAAAGGTGTATTCAAGTGGGATAAAAGACGGTTTGGATGATGGGACTTATCTAACAGTTATTAATAAGCAAGTTGATAGAATGGAAAAAATAATTACAGATATGCTTTATTTTGCTAAAACGGAAGAAAATGATTCTAAAAAAACAAGTTTTGATTTAATTGAGTTAATACAAGAGATAGTGAATAGTTATCGACCTATACAAGGGGATAAGATAATTCAACTTAAAATGGATGTTACTGAATTCATACTGAAGTCAGAGCAGGAAAAAGCCCATTTTATTATAGAGAATATGGTTAGTAATGCAGTAAAATACACTTCAGGAGATGAAATACACATTTCCTTTGATGAAAATGGCATGTTTGAAATTAGTAATGCAACAACACTTATAGATATTTCTAGAATATGGCTGCCTTTTTATGTCGGAGAAAGTTCTCGTGACAAGCATTTTTCAGGTACTGGGCTTGGGCTTGCAACCGTTAAAAGTCTCGCAGAGCAATTAGGTTATTCTGCTGAAGCCACACTCGCAAACGGAAAAATAACTTTTAAAATAGGATTTGTTAAATGA
- the vanR gene encoding VanR-ABDEGLN family response regulator transcription factor — translation MSINILVIDDEKEIADLIEVYLKNENYNVFKFYTAKEALHCIETEKLDLAILDIMIPDIDGFTILQKIRENFHFPVIMLTAKEEEIDKINGLALGADDYITKPFRPLELIARVKAQIRRFTKYNQDTKQNEDIIDFAGLILNHNTRQVFLNERQLALTPTEFSILWFLSSNRGRVISSEELFKEVWKEKYFNSNNTVMVHIRHLREKMNDSAEKPKFIKTVWGVGYTIEK, via the coding sequence GTGAGTATAAATATTTTAGTAATTGATGATGAGAAGGAAATTGCCGATTTAATAGAGGTTTACTTAAAAAATGAAAATTATAATGTCTTTAAGTTTTATACAGCAAAAGAAGCCCTTCATTGTATTGAGACAGAGAAATTGGATCTAGCCATCCTCGATATCATGATTCCTGATATTGACGGTTTTACAATATTACAAAAAATTAGAGAAAATTTTCATTTTCCGGTTATCATGCTAACTGCGAAGGAAGAGGAAATTGATAAGATAAATGGGCTTGCATTAGGGGCAGATGATTATATAACAAAGCCATTTCGACCATTAGAATTAATTGCACGTGTAAAAGCTCAAATTCGGAGATTTACTAAGTATAATCAGGATACAAAACAAAATGAAGACATTATTGACTTTGCTGGTCTAATCCTGAATCACAATACACGGCAAGTTTTTTTAAATGAGAGGCAATTAGCTCTTACGCCTACAGAGTTTTCTATCCTTTGGTTTTTAAGCTCAAATAGAGGTAGAGTCATTAGTTCAGAAGAATTATTCAAAGAAGTTTGGAAAGAAAAATATTTTAACAGTAATAACACGGTAATGGTTCATATTCGACATTTACGAGAAAAAATGAATGATTCTGCTGAAAAACCAAAGTTTATTAAAACCGTGTGGGGGGTGGGCTATACAATTGAAAAATGA
- a CDS encoding sensor histidine kinase, translating to MKNEFGRLKRKIIVQIIFILVLTMIIGSIINYTLIDGMLQAPFADWFIRFCEDVLQLDYFAARNAYRILFQQNKHLWLAIGLILLLLIIFYVALSRFTRYFILISSGVTMLSEESEKEIRLPSELDFMEKKLNTVKSKLEKRAKDAQEAEQRKNDLVVYLAHDIKTPLTSIIGYLSLLDEAKDMPVEQKEKYVKITLDKSYRLEQLINEFFEITRFNLQSIILDKEAINLNYMLLQLADEFYPLLAPKGQQAVVNIQGDIQILADANKLARVFNNIFKNAIAYSDDNSSIEISAENVMDQTIIIFTNKGKAIPPQKLEMIFEKFYRLDSSRSTQTGGAGLGLAIANEIIVAHGGSISATSNDDNTVFTVQIPHS from the coding sequence TTGAAAAATGAGTTTGGAAGGCTAAAAAGGAAAATTATTGTACAAATAATCTTCATATTAGTACTGACCATGATTATTGGTTCTATTATCAATTACACTTTAATTGATGGTATGTTACAAGCACCTTTTGCGGACTGGTTTATAAGATTTTGTGAGGATGTACTTCAGTTAGACTATTTCGCAGCTCGAAATGCATACAGAATATTATTTCAGCAGAATAAACATTTATGGTTAGCTATCGGACTCATACTGTTACTGCTTATTATTTTTTATGTAGCTCTTTCTCGTTTTACCCGTTATTTTATATTGATTAGCTCAGGTGTAACTATGCTTTCTGAGGAGTCAGAAAAAGAGATTCGACTTCCTTCAGAGCTTGATTTTATGGAGAAGAAGCTAAATACTGTGAAAAGTAAATTAGAAAAACGGGCAAAGGATGCGCAAGAGGCTGAGCAACGAAAAAATGATCTTGTTGTTTATTTAGCGCATGATATCAAAACACCTCTAACATCCATTATTGGATACTTGAGCCTATTGGATGAAGCCAAGGATATGCCTGTCGAACAAAAAGAAAAATATGTAAAGATTACATTAGATAAGTCATATAGGCTTGAGCAACTAATCAATGAATTTTTTGAAATTACAAGATTTAACCTGCAGTCCATTATTTTAGACAAGGAAGCCATTAATTTAAACTATATGTTACTGCAATTGGCAGATGAATTTTATCCTTTGTTAGCGCCAAAAGGACAGCAGGCCGTTGTGAACATTCAGGGGGATATTCAGATTTTAGCTGATGCCAATAAGTTAGCAAGGGTATTTAATAATATTTTTAAAAATGCCATAGCCTACAGTGATGATAACAGTAGCATTGAAATTAGTGCTGAAAATGTAATGGACCAAACAATTATTATATTTACTAATAAGGGAAAGGCAATTCCTCCTCAAAAGTTAGAGATGATTTTTGAAAAATTTTATCGCTTAGATTCTTCCCGATCTACACAGACTGGTGGTGCAGGACTGGGGCTTGCGATTGCCAATGAGATTATCGTCGCCCATGGCGGAAGTATATCTGCAACGAGTAACGATGACAACACAGTCTTTACAGTACAAATTCCACATTCTTAA